The following are encoded together in the Humulus lupulus chromosome 5, drHumLupu1.1, whole genome shotgun sequence genome:
- the LOC133779640 gene encoding uncharacterized protein LOC133779640, whose product MKNGATKPKFELRQAAKERNTTIGHNATNEIGATQASATITTASPLESQGDKGAETFDMVSGQLPVANNSAYALMDTGAYHYSIAASYVDKIDRKSKPMENVCGVSLPSREDMMGSVNCKRRKVTFNPPGKEPFVFKGTAREKNFAIISTLKATKLLDDRCINYLANIIDKDRESKLQPTEVAVVCKFLEVFPKDLPRIPLDREVEFKIELIPDTAPISKEPYRMAPVELKELQAQLQDYLDKGFIRPSNSPWGVPVLFVKKKDDENLNRLPRTQ is encoded by the exons ATGAAGAATGGAGCCACCAAGCCAAAGTTTGAACTTCGACAAGCAGCCAAGGAGAGAAACACAACTATTGGCCATAATGCAACAAATGAAATCGGCGCCACCCAAGCGAGTGCAACAATAACAACTGCTTCACCTTTGGAAAGTCAG GGTGATAAAGGAGCTGAGACTTTTGACATGGTGTCCGGTCAGCTTCCTGTGGCTAATAACTCAGCATATGCATTGATGGACACTGGTGCATACCATTATTCTATTGCTGCATCTTATGTTGATAAGATAGATAGGAAGTCTAAGCCTATGGAAAATGTATGTGGTGTATCCTTACCTTCGAGGGAGGATATGATG GGCAGTGTGAATTGCAAACGAAGAAAGGTGACTTTTAACCCACCCGGGAAAGAACCATTCGTGTTCAAAGGCACAGCCCGCGAGAAGAATTTTGCTATCATCTCCACCTTGAAGGCTACGAAATTACTGGATGATAGATGTATCAACTACCTGGCAAACATAATAGACAAGGATAGGGAGTCTAAGCTACAACCAACTGAGGTAGCAGTGGTGTGCAAATTTTTGGAAGTGTTTCCTAAGGATCTTCCAAGGATACCCCTAGACCGAGAAGTCGAGTTCAAGATTGAGTTGATTCCAGACACTGCACCTATTTCAAAggaaccataccggatggcaccggTAGAGCTTAAAGAACTACAAGCACAATTACAAGACTACCTAGATAAAGGATTTATACGACCAAGTAATTCTCCTTGGGGAGtcccggtactattcgtgaaaaagaaagacGATGAGAATTTGAATAGACTACCACGAACTCAATAA